The following proteins come from a genomic window of Nicotiana tomentosiformis chromosome 12, ASM39032v3, whole genome shotgun sequence:
- the LOC138903577 gene encoding COP1-interactive protein 1-like isoform X1 — protein MTKRSWKESMKAFGSHIDLEKEEELKWIKIGNYSIPEQPRPFECYWRLWDNALEAKRRQFKAHLRAQIYPERGFMWYTEWQLVRKIENKVKRIAKLIKRLNQGSREGNLKRRSELLQLVDEFHKQYQSVYSMYDNLKGEVRKKLNEEHEGDSSSQSSLCSNSELYYTPEEMATKSNSSCSNCETLDVEDAILKDKITSKSEVKVETMDFDVPMPFGRVSEPEEFFKDLRIQGEEKLINESTLLKEKVKEKEDEILSLTDKFELREKERLSKMKELEDQVATMKLELENLCVQKRELEEQTVYKSNEVKRMEESNSGLQARVLELQATFKKKDDQFSQLLKKFKENQQKSKSRIDDLMAKSTGLQKEVNRLRAERNELEEKLLHETKKGSDQVKDLTERTHFLDLTERTDYLQQELEALRNQKYELELSLKEKTQEVSECQLQIENMKVKLTCTTLSEEGITKEKEGLNSEVKSLAKEKSDLKEKIMDMNQEAYHLELQKEKLNDKIMELETKLLGKEAEVGILQKKLEAYMNDMSTQNSTLTARISTAETEKSRLKSQLEKEKHEFSQRLKQMEKKNTELTIKIAELEKNIRGMEIIVNKSKEEHKQMQIRLEDSKSNFHNAERKLEEMTEELRKTFEDSLRILSRRIRVAEQLHIENKEWYQKTRNSYEKENKDLKEKNARHEMGLRGIKDISLTASDMLGSLDAVALKFEECTAHFLNRISKVSCELKFVKDWVMRKNKAMAHVKDDFDCLLTQCDDKEAEILKYREKVWKLENKVRELEKMIKDQEESMLVLKEEKREAIRQLCVWIDYHRSRSDYYKRILLAEFGRRSAP, from the exons ATGACGAAGCGTAGTTGGAAGGAATCAATGAAGGCATTTGGGAGTCATATTGAtcttgaaaaagaagaagaattgaaATGGATAAAAATAGGTAATTATTCAATTCCAGAACAACCTCGACCCTTTGAATGTTATTGGAGGTTGTGGGATAACGCGTTAGAGGCAAAAAGAAGGCAATTTAAAGCACATCTTCGCGCACAAATTTACCCTGAACGTGGATTTATGTGGTATACAGAATGGCAACTAGTTCGCA AGATTGAGAATAAAGTAAAGAGAATAGCAAAGCTAATTAAGAGACTAAACCAAGGGAGTAGAGAAGGGAATTTGAAGAGAAGATCAGAACTACTTCAACTTGTTGATGAATTCCATAAACAGTACCAATCCGTTTATTCTATGTATGATAATCTCAAAGGGGAAGTAAGGAAAAAACTTAATGAAGAACACGAGGGCGATTCGTCTTCTCAATCTTCTTTGTGTTCTAATTCAGAATTATATTATACCCCTGAGGAAATGGCTACCAAAAGTAACTCATCTTGTTCCAATTGTGAGACTTTAGATGTAGAGGATGCTATTTTGAAGGACAAAATAACCTCAAAAAGTGAAGTTAAGGTTGAAACTATGGACTTTGATGTGCCGATGCCTTTTGGCCGAGTGTCTGAGCCAGAGGAATTCTTCAAAGACCTTAGGATTCAAGGCGAAGAGAAGTTGATAAATGAATCTACATTGTTAAAGGAgaaagtgaaagaaaaagaagacgAGATCTTGTCTCTCACCGATAAATTTGAACTTCGCGAGAAGGAGAGATTGTCTAAAATGAAAGAGTTAGAAGATCAAGTTGCTACAATGAAGCTTGAATTAGAAAACTTATGTGTTCAAAAGAGAGAACTCGAAGAGCAAACCGTGTACAAGTCAAATGAAGTTAAACGAATGGAAGAAAGTAATTCAGGATTGCAAGCTCGCGTCTTAGAACTACAAGCAACATTcaaaaagaaagatgatcaattTTCTCAACTTCTTAAAAAATTCAAGGAGAATCAGCAGAAGTCAAAGTCTAGAATCGACGATCTGATGGCAAAATCAACCGGTCTGCAGAAAGAAGTGAACCGTTTACGTGCTGAAAGGAATGAATTGGAAGAAAAATTGTTACATGAAACCAAGAAAGGATCAGATCAAGTCAAGGACTTAACAGAAAGAACACATTTTCTTGATTTAACAGAAAGGACTGATTATCTGCAGCAGGAGTTGGAAGCCTTAAGAAATCAGAAATATGAACTAGAGTTGTCACTAAAAGAAAAAACTCAAGAAGTATCAGAATGTCAACTTCAGATAGAGAACATGAAAGTGAAATTAACATGCACGACGTTGTCGGAGGAAGGGATAACAAAAGAGAAGGAAGGGCTAAACTCGGAGGTGAAATCACTCGCGAAAGAAAAAAGTGACTTGAAAGAGAAGATAATGGATATGAATCAAGAAGCTTATCATTTAGAATTACAAAAAGAAAAGCTGAATGATAAGATTATGGAGTTGGAAACAAAACTTTTAGGAAAAGAAGCAGAGGTGGGAATTCTTCAAAAGAAACTTGAGGCTTATATGAATGATATGTCCACTCAGAATTCAACATTGACAGCGCGAATTTCAACAGCGGAAACTGAAAAGTCTAGATTGAAATCTCAGCTTGAGAAAGAGAAACATGAATTTTCACAAAGGCTTAAGCAGATGGAAAAGAAAAACACTGAATTGACTATCAAGATCGCGGAGCTGGAGAAAAATATAAGAGGAATGGAAATTATCGTAAACAAGTCAAAGGAGGAACATAAGCAAATGCAAATCAGGTTAGAAGATTCCAAATCAAATTTTCACAATGCTGAAAGAAAACTAGAAGAAATGACTGAGGAACTACGCAAGACGTTTGAGGACAGTTTACGAATCTTGAGCAGAAGGATTCGCGTAGCAGAACAATTGCATATCGAGAACAAGGAGTGGTACCAAAAAACCAGGAACTCGTACGAGAAAGAAAATAAAGACCTAAAAGAGAAAAATGCAAGACATGAAATGGGGCTAAGGGGAATTAAGGATATATCATTGACAGCAAGTGATATGTTAGGTTCACTAGATGCAGTGGCACTAAAATTTGAGGAATGCACTGCTCATTTCTTGAATCGAATATCCAAGGTTTCGTGTGAGTTGAAGTTCGTTAAAGATTGGGTGATGAGGAAAAACAAAGCAATGGCACATGTTAAAGATGATTTTgattgtttacttacacaatgTGATGATAAGGAAGCTGAGATATTGAAATATAGAGAGAAAGTTTGGAAGTTAGAGAACAAAGTTAGAGAACTAGAGAAAATGATCAAGGACCAAGAGGAATCAATGTTGGTTTTAAAGGAGGAAAAGCGAGAGGCAATTAGACAATTATGTGTATGGATTGATTATCATCGTAGTCGCTCTGATTATTATAAAAGGATTCTGTTAGCTGAATTTGGCCGAAGGAGCGCTCCATAG
- the LOC138903577 gene encoding COP1-interactive protein 1-like isoform X2: MTKRSWKESMKAFGSHIDLEKEEELKWIKIEIENKVKRIAKLIKRLNQGSREGNLKRRSELLQLVDEFHKQYQSVYSMYDNLKGEVRKKLNEEHEGDSSSQSSLCSNSELYYTPEEMATKSNSSCSNCETLDVEDAILKDKITSKSEVKVETMDFDVPMPFGRVSEPEEFFKDLRIQGEEKLINESTLLKEKVKEKEDEILSLTDKFELREKERLSKMKELEDQVATMKLELENLCVQKRELEEQTVYKSNEVKRMEESNSGLQARVLELQATFKKKDDQFSQLLKKFKENQQKSKSRIDDLMAKSTGLQKEVNRLRAERNELEEKLLHETKKGSDQVKDLTERTHFLDLTERTDYLQQELEALRNQKYELELSLKEKTQEVSECQLQIENMKVKLTCTTLSEEGITKEKEGLNSEVKSLAKEKSDLKEKIMDMNQEAYHLELQKEKLNDKIMELETKLLGKEAEVGILQKKLEAYMNDMSTQNSTLTARISTAETEKSRLKSQLEKEKHEFSQRLKQMEKKNTELTIKIAELEKNIRGMEIIVNKSKEEHKQMQIRLEDSKSNFHNAERKLEEMTEELRKTFEDSLRILSRRIRVAEQLHIENKEWYQKTRNSYEKENKDLKEKNARHEMGLRGIKDISLTASDMLGSLDAVALKFEECTAHFLNRISKVSCELKFVKDWVMRKNKAMAHVKDDFDCLLTQCDDKEAEILKYREKVWKLENKVRELEKMIKDQEESMLVLKEEKREAIRQLCVWIDYHRSRSDYYKRILLAEFGRRSAP; this comes from the exons ATGACGAAGCGTAGTTGGAAGGAATCAATGAAGGCATTTGGGAGTCATATTGAtcttgaaaaagaagaagaattgaaATGGATAAAAATAG AGATTGAGAATAAAGTAAAGAGAATAGCAAAGCTAATTAAGAGACTAAACCAAGGGAGTAGAGAAGGGAATTTGAAGAGAAGATCAGAACTACTTCAACTTGTTGATGAATTCCATAAACAGTACCAATCCGTTTATTCTATGTATGATAATCTCAAAGGGGAAGTAAGGAAAAAACTTAATGAAGAACACGAGGGCGATTCGTCTTCTCAATCTTCTTTGTGTTCTAATTCAGAATTATATTATACCCCTGAGGAAATGGCTACCAAAAGTAACTCATCTTGTTCCAATTGTGAGACTTTAGATGTAGAGGATGCTATTTTGAAGGACAAAATAACCTCAAAAAGTGAAGTTAAGGTTGAAACTATGGACTTTGATGTGCCGATGCCTTTTGGCCGAGTGTCTGAGCCAGAGGAATTCTTCAAAGACCTTAGGATTCAAGGCGAAGAGAAGTTGATAAATGAATCTACATTGTTAAAGGAgaaagtgaaagaaaaagaagacgAGATCTTGTCTCTCACCGATAAATTTGAACTTCGCGAGAAGGAGAGATTGTCTAAAATGAAAGAGTTAGAAGATCAAGTTGCTACAATGAAGCTTGAATTAGAAAACTTATGTGTTCAAAAGAGAGAACTCGAAGAGCAAACCGTGTACAAGTCAAATGAAGTTAAACGAATGGAAGAAAGTAATTCAGGATTGCAAGCTCGCGTCTTAGAACTACAAGCAACATTcaaaaagaaagatgatcaattTTCTCAACTTCTTAAAAAATTCAAGGAGAATCAGCAGAAGTCAAAGTCTAGAATCGACGATCTGATGGCAAAATCAACCGGTCTGCAGAAAGAAGTGAACCGTTTACGTGCTGAAAGGAATGAATTGGAAGAAAAATTGTTACATGAAACCAAGAAAGGATCAGATCAAGTCAAGGACTTAACAGAAAGAACACATTTTCTTGATTTAACAGAAAGGACTGATTATCTGCAGCAGGAGTTGGAAGCCTTAAGAAATCAGAAATATGAACTAGAGTTGTCACTAAAAGAAAAAACTCAAGAAGTATCAGAATGTCAACTTCAGATAGAGAACATGAAAGTGAAATTAACATGCACGACGTTGTCGGAGGAAGGGATAACAAAAGAGAAGGAAGGGCTAAACTCGGAGGTGAAATCACTCGCGAAAGAAAAAAGTGACTTGAAAGAGAAGATAATGGATATGAATCAAGAAGCTTATCATTTAGAATTACAAAAAGAAAAGCTGAATGATAAGATTATGGAGTTGGAAACAAAACTTTTAGGAAAAGAAGCAGAGGTGGGAATTCTTCAAAAGAAACTTGAGGCTTATATGAATGATATGTCCACTCAGAATTCAACATTGACAGCGCGAATTTCAACAGCGGAAACTGAAAAGTCTAGATTGAAATCTCAGCTTGAGAAAGAGAAACATGAATTTTCACAAAGGCTTAAGCAGATGGAAAAGAAAAACACTGAATTGACTATCAAGATCGCGGAGCTGGAGAAAAATATAAGAGGAATGGAAATTATCGTAAACAAGTCAAAGGAGGAACATAAGCAAATGCAAATCAGGTTAGAAGATTCCAAATCAAATTTTCACAATGCTGAAAGAAAACTAGAAGAAATGACTGAGGAACTACGCAAGACGTTTGAGGACAGTTTACGAATCTTGAGCAGAAGGATTCGCGTAGCAGAACAATTGCATATCGAGAACAAGGAGTGGTACCAAAAAACCAGGAACTCGTACGAGAAAGAAAATAAAGACCTAAAAGAGAAAAATGCAAGACATGAAATGGGGCTAAGGGGAATTAAGGATATATCATTGACAGCAAGTGATATGTTAGGTTCACTAGATGCAGTGGCACTAAAATTTGAGGAATGCACTGCTCATTTCTTGAATCGAATATCCAAGGTTTCGTGTGAGTTGAAGTTCGTTAAAGATTGGGTGATGAGGAAAAACAAAGCAATGGCACATGTTAAAGATGATTTTgattgtttacttacacaatgTGATGATAAGGAAGCTGAGATATTGAAATATAGAGAGAAAGTTTGGAAGTTAGAGAACAAAGTTAGAGAACTAGAGAAAATGATCAAGGACCAAGAGGAATCAATGTTGGTTTTAAAGGAGGAAAAGCGAGAGGCAATTAGACAATTATGTGTATGGATTGATTATCATCGTAGTCGCTCTGATTATTATAAAAGGATTCTGTTAGCTGAATTTGGCCGAAGGAGCGCTCCATAG